In one window of Bradyrhizobium sp. AZCC 1721 DNA:
- a CDS encoding LysR family transcriptional regulator: protein MDLQWDDLRIFLAVADAGSLSGAARRLKVSQPTLSRRIADMEYGLGQPLFVRKNQGISLTKTGSRLLPAAQGMAQWATEANRSLDAKDSPVSGRVRITAAPSFAFDFLAPIAEKLKRKHPQITLEVLASTERLNLSRGEADIALRKYPSDDPDLITVDEVIVPIGAYASRDYARRLPAKYDFRDLDWIAWAGEREMVSPNPELAARIPDFRPAFTSDDYSVQVAACQAGAGAMILLKTSHRLKRPGELVELKLELPTSLRAELTIVCHKRMADLPKVRTVVDLLRQEFADLRKSQVAERLRTVTPTIPKQARDKKEASSKHSRREVETGADLNAPQSRPVARNRAKSSKIVGWPRERTCDPIFSTPGRSFIPPAETALAKRVSLRSAHQTFGPGRLSVCRRGIAFLPNCASQS from the coding sequence GTGGACCTCCAATGGGATGACCTGCGGATTTTTCTCGCCGTTGCGGATGCCGGCAGCCTGAGCGGCGCCGCGCGACGCCTCAAAGTGAGCCAGCCCACCTTGAGCCGCAGGATCGCGGATATGGAGTACGGGCTGGGCCAGCCGCTCTTCGTCCGCAAGAACCAGGGCATCTCCTTGACCAAGACCGGAAGCAGGCTGCTCCCCGCCGCCCAAGGCATGGCGCAATGGGCGACGGAAGCCAATCGTTCACTCGACGCGAAGGACTCGCCCGTGAGCGGCCGCGTGCGCATCACGGCGGCACCATCGTTCGCCTTCGATTTCCTGGCGCCGATCGCGGAAAAGCTCAAGAGGAAGCATCCACAGATCACTCTCGAGGTTCTGGCCAGCACGGAGCGCCTCAATCTCTCGCGCGGCGAGGCGGACATCGCGCTCAGGAAATACCCGTCCGATGATCCTGATCTGATCACAGTCGATGAAGTTATCGTTCCGATCGGCGCCTACGCGAGCAGGGACTACGCACGGAGACTGCCCGCGAAATACGATTTCCGCGACCTCGACTGGATCGCATGGGCGGGAGAGCGCGAGATGGTGAGCCCGAATCCGGAACTCGCGGCCCGGATCCCGGACTTTCGTCCTGCTTTCACATCTGACGATTACAGCGTGCAGGTCGCAGCCTGCCAGGCCGGTGCCGGTGCGATGATCCTTCTGAAGACTTCCCATCGGCTCAAGCGACCGGGCGAGCTCGTGGAACTCAAGCTCGAGCTTCCAACCTCGCTCCGCGCAGAACTCACGATCGTTTGCCACAAGCGCATGGCAGATCTCCCCAAGGTCAGAACCGTCGTGGACCTGCTCAGGCAAGAGTTTGCCGACCTGAGGAAGAGCCAAGTTGCGGAGAGACTTCGAACGGTGACGCCAACAATCCCAAAGCAAGCCAGAGATAAGAAGGAAGCCTCATCCAAACATTCGAGGCGAGAAGTTGAGACAGGAGCGGACTTGAACGCGCCCCAATCGAGACCAGTTGCGCGCAATCGTGCGAAATCGTCCAAAATCGTAGGCTGGCCGAGGGAGAGGACCTGCGATCCAATATTCTCCACCCCCGGGCGCTCGTTTATCCCCCCGGCAGAGACCGCGCTGGCGAAACGTGTGAGTCTGAGAAGTGCCCACCAGACATTCGGTCCCGGGCGCCTATCTGTTTGTCGCCGTGGAATTGCTTTTCTGCCTAATTGTGCATCGCAATCCTGA